From the Solanum lycopersicum chromosome 10, SLM_r2.1 genome, one window contains:
- the LOC101254954 gene encoding transcription factor bHLH139-like has protein sequence MEHVVSMSEGDWSSFSGMCFTEEADFMAQLLGNCSFPNELPSNSGYWNIGHESNIGSSGGREHSSFFFPPLSHESHYSSNSRPILMRNDSSITTERGLMDTNNPIEADEYFANNMEFDANMAEPLLDGKGLQLGRIDYEDHSPTESSKKRVRLHCHVPKNKRSTKLQTEGKTVEMDMKSKAVLQRQNSMVSCCSEDESNVSLELRRKSRASRGSATDPQSMYARKRRERINERLKTLQSLIPNGTKVDISTMLEEAVQYVKFLQLQIKLLSSDDLWMYAPIAYNGMDLGLDLRIGNPK, from the exons ATGGAGCATGTGGTATCAATGTCTGAAGGAGATTGGAGTTCGTTTAGTGGAATGTGTTTTACTGAGGAGGCGGATTTCATGGCACAGTTACTTGGTAACTGTTCGTTTCCAAATGAGTTACCAAGTAATTCTGGTTATTGGAATATTGGTCATGAATCAAATATTGGATCTTCAGGAGGAAGAGAACATAGTAGTTTCTTCTTTCCTCCCCTGAGTCATGAGAGTCACTACTCAAGTAATTCTCGGCCTATCTTGATGAGAAATGATAGTTCAATAACAACAGAACGTGGTCTGATGGATACTAATAATCCAATTGAAGCAGATGAGTACTTCGCTAATAACATGGAGTTTGATGCGAACATGGCTGAACCTCTTCTTGATGGAAAAGGCTTGCAGCTAGGAAGAATAGACTATGAAGATCATAGCCCAACAGAGAGTTCTAAGAAAAGAGTGCGGTTACATTGTCAT GTACCAAAGAACAAGAGAAGTACAAAACTTCAAACAGAAGGTAAGACTGTCGAGATGGATATGAAAAGCAAGGCTGTGCTTCAGAGGCAAAACTCTATGGTCAGTTGCTGTTCAGAAGATGAATCTAATGTTTCTCTCGAGTTGAGACGGAAATCCAGAGCAAGCAGGGGTTCAGCAACTGACCCCCAGAGCATGTATGCCAGG AAAAGAAGAGAGCGAATTAATGAGAGATTGAAGACCTTACAGAGTCTCATACCTAATGGAACCAAG GTTGATATTAGTACCATGCTTGAAGAGGCAGTTCAGTATGTTAAGTTTTTGCAACTCCAAATCAAG CTGTTGAGCTCTGATGATCTATGGATGTATGCTCCCATTGCCTACAATGGAATGGACCTTGGGCTTGATCTGAGGATTGGCAATCCAAAATGA